One window of the Neosynechococcus sphagnicola sy1 genome contains the following:
- the uvrB gene encoding excinuclease ABC subunit UvrB, whose protein sequence is MVDFHLQAPFQPTGDQPQAIQKLVQGLEVGDRRLTLWGATGTGKTHTIGRVIAACHRPTLVLAHNKTLAAQLCNELREFFPDNAVEYFVSYYDYYQPEAYIPVSDTYIEKSAAINEEIDMLRHSATRSLFERRDVIVVASISCIYGLGMPAEYLKASIPLRVGEEVNQRQILRDLVSVQYNRNDLDLGRGRFRVKGDVLEIGPAYEDRIVRVEFFGDEIDAIRYIDPVTGATLQSLEAVNIYPARHFVTPEDRLEEACVAIDQELSTQVTALEAEGKLLEAQRLAQRTRYDLEMLREVGYCNGVENYSRHLAGRQAGDPPECLIDYFPKDWLLVIDESHVTVPQLRGMYNGDQARKKVLIDHGFRLPSAADNRPLKAEEFWEKVNQCIFVSATPGMWELEQSGGQFQITTQEKSDVKVYIPKTGAVVEQVIRPTGVVDPEVFVRPTTGQVDDLLGEIQQRVDRQERVLVTTLTKRMAEDLTAYFQERGIRVRYLHSEINSIERIEILQDLREGEFDVLIGVNLLREGLDLPEVSLVAILDADKEGFLRAERSLIQTIGRAARHVRGQAILYADNFTDSMAKAIDATVRRREIQLAYNAEHGITPQPIIKKSQNAILSFLAVSRRLNAQELEIAYDQADDLPLDNIPNLITQLEAQMQEASKNLAFEEAAKYRDRIKHLRDKLIGRSSQ, encoded by the coding sequence ATGGTTGACTTCCATCTGCAAGCTCCCTTCCAACCCACCGGAGACCAACCCCAAGCGATTCAGAAGTTGGTACAGGGACTCGAAGTGGGCGATCGCCGCTTAACCTTGTGGGGAGCGACGGGGACGGGTAAAACCCACACCATCGGGCGGGTGATTGCAGCCTGCCATCGCCCCACCCTGGTCTTAGCCCACAATAAAACCCTGGCGGCGCAACTTTGTAATGAGTTGCGGGAGTTTTTCCCCGACAACGCCGTTGAATATTTTGTTAGCTATTACGACTACTATCAGCCGGAAGCCTACATCCCGGTATCGGATACCTACATCGAAAAAAGTGCCGCGATCAACGAAGAAATTGATATGCTGCGGCACTCGGCCACGCGATCGCTGTTTGAACGCCGGGATGTGATCGTGGTGGCCTCAATTAGCTGTATCTACGGTCTCGGGATGCCCGCTGAGTATCTCAAAGCCTCAATTCCATTGCGGGTGGGGGAAGAAGTCAATCAGCGGCAAATTCTGCGGGATCTGGTCTCCGTCCAGTACAACCGCAATGACCTGGATTTAGGACGGGGGCGGTTTCGGGTCAAGGGAGATGTCTTAGAAATTGGCCCCGCCTATGAAGATCGGATTGTTCGCGTGGAATTCTTTGGGGATGAGATCGATGCCATTCGTTACATTGATCCCGTTACCGGAGCCACCCTACAAAGTCTGGAGGCAGTGAATATCTATCCAGCCCGCCACTTTGTCACCCCAGAAGATAGGTTAGAGGAAGCCTGTGTAGCCATTGATCAAGAACTGAGTACCCAAGTGACGGCCCTAGAGGCCGAAGGCAAACTCCTGGAAGCCCAACGACTGGCGCAACGGACACGCTACGACCTGGAAATGCTGCGGGAGGTGGGTTACTGCAATGGAGTAGAAAATTACTCGCGTCACTTGGCCGGACGCCAGGCGGGGGATCCACCGGAGTGTTTGATTGACTATTTCCCCAAGGATTGGCTGCTGGTGATTGATGAATCCCATGTCACCGTGCCCCAACTGCGGGGAATGTACAACGGCGATCAAGCACGGAAGAAAGTGCTGATCGATCACGGGTTTCGCTTACCCAGTGCGGCGGATAATCGGCCCCTCAAGGCCGAGGAGTTCTGGGAGAAGGTGAATCAGTGTATCTTTGTTTCCGCCACCCCTGGGATGTGGGAGTTGGAGCAGTCTGGGGGGCAGTTTCAGATCACAACCCAGGAAAAATCAGACGTCAAGGTTTATATTCCCAAAACGGGTGCGGTGGTGGAGCAGGTGATTCGACCGACGGGGGTGGTTGACCCAGAGGTGTTTGTGCGCCCCACCACCGGACAGGTGGATGATCTCCTGGGGGAGATTCAACAGCGGGTGGATCGCCAAGAGCGGGTACTCGTTACCACCCTGACTAAACGCATGGCCGAAGACTTAACCGCATACTTTCAAGAACGGGGAATTCGCGTCCGTTACCTCCACTCCGAAATTAACTCCATTGAGCGGATTGAAATTCTCCAAGATCTGCGAGAAGGAGAGTTTGATGTCCTGATTGGGGTGAATCTGCTACGGGAGGGCTTAGACTTACCAGAAGTTTCCCTGGTCGCCATTCTCGATGCTGATAAGGAAGGGTTTTTACGGGCGGAGCGATCGCTGATTCAAACCATTGGCCGCGCCGCTCGCCATGTAAGGGGACAGGCGATTCTCTATGCCGATAACTTCACCGACAGCATGGCCAAAGCCATTGATGCAACGGTACGGCGGCGTGAAATTCAACTAGCCTATAACGCCGAACATGGGATTACGCCCCAACCGATCATCAAAAAATCACAGAACGCCATCCTCTCATTTTTAGCAGTCTCCCGACGCCTCAATGCCCAGGAACTTGAAATTGCCTACGATCAAGCCGATGACTTGCCCCTCGACAATATTCCCAATTTGATCACCCAACTAGAAGCACAGATGCAGGAAGCGTCCAAGAACCTAGCCTTTGAAGAGGCTGCCAAGTACCGCGATCGCATTAAACACCTGCGGGATAAACTGATTGGCCGTTCGTCCCAGTGA
- a CDS encoding energy-coupling factor ABC transporter ATP-binding protein has product MNETASEQLAIVVRNLCFRWPQGEPVLQSCSLEVPKGAFWMLLGTNGSGKSTLLRILAGLHPPQSGTIQTSQPLGFVFQNPDHQLVMPTVGADVAFGLVAENLTPKQTHHRVEEALSAVNLLALQRRPIYALSGGQKQRVAIAGAIARHCEVLLLDEPTALLDPDSQLDLVRQVQGLVKSRGLTALWVTHRLEELDYCDGAFLLQQGRVIAQGHPAAIQQRLCQEVEQESL; this is encoded by the coding sequence ATGAATGAAACGGCCTCTGAGCAGTTGGCGATCGTGGTTCGTAACCTATGTTTTCGGTGGCCCCAGGGGGAACCCGTTTTACAGTCCTGCTCTCTAGAGGTTCCCAAAGGAGCGTTCTGGATGTTATTGGGCACCAACGGTAGCGGTAAATCAACCCTGTTACGAATCTTGGCAGGCTTACACCCACCCCAGTCAGGAACGATTCAAACCAGCCAGCCCCTGGGGTTTGTCTTTCAAAACCCCGATCATCAATTGGTGATGCCCACGGTGGGTGCCGATGTTGCCTTTGGGCTGGTGGCCGAAAACCTGACGCCTAAACAGACTCACCATCGGGTTGAGGAAGCCTTATCAGCCGTGAATTTGTTGGCATTGCAACGCCGCCCTATCTATGCCTTGAGTGGCGGACAGAAGCAGCGAGTTGCCATTGCTGGGGCGATCGCCCGTCACTGTGAGGTTCTACTCCTCGATGAACCCACCGCTCTTCTGGACCCAGATAGTCAATTGGATCTGGTCAGACAGGTACAAGGTCTGGTGAAAAGTCGGGGGTTAACGGCACTGTGGGTAACTCACCGATTGGAAGAATTGGATTACTGTGATGGCGCGTTTCTGCTGCAACAGGGTCGCGTCATAGCCCAGGGGCATCCCGCTGCCATTCAGCAACGCCTATGCCAGGAGGTTGAGCAGGAGTCGCTTTAA
- a CDS encoding NYN domain-containing protein has translation MVSRSLTQATLLVDGYNIVGAWSSLIKLRDLQGLSEARRVLTEDLINYSAARGYETQLVFDAHYQAGGGSREVWTPNLSVYYTDFGQSADTYIEKACALFRHNIQKFQRRLIVATSDRAQQLTVVGYGAEWMSAQQLQQDLDAATQRVRQQQRSSQRSSQRFLASSLDPIAQERLARLRLGLRPD, from the coding sequence ATGGTATCTCGCAGCCTAACCCAAGCCACCCTACTCGTTGATGGTTACAACATCGTTGGAGCCTGGTCAAGCCTGATCAAGCTGCGCGATCTTCAGGGGTTATCAGAAGCACGGCGGGTTTTAACGGAAGATTTAATTAATTACAGTGCCGCTCGGGGTTACGAGACCCAGCTGGTCTTTGATGCCCACTATCAAGCCGGTGGTGGCAGCCGGGAAGTTTGGACTCCCAATCTATCGGTCTACTATACAGATTTTGGACAATCCGCAGACACCTACATTGAGAAAGCCTGTGCCCTCTTTCGCCACAATATTCAAAAGTTTCAGCGGCGATTAATTGTGGCCACCTCTGACCGAGCCCAGCAACTCACCGTTGTTGGCTATGGTGCTGAGTGGATGTCTGCCCAGCAGTTGCAGCAGGATCTAGATGCTGCCACCCAACGAGTTCGACAACAGCAGCGATCAAGTCAGCGTTCCTCCCAACGGTTTTTAGCCAGTTCTCTTGACCCCATTGCCCAAGAACGACTCGCCCGTCTACGGTTGGGACTCCGTCCCGATTAA
- a CDS encoding tetratricopeptide repeat protein: MASFGLWLGGIAAPQTVQAQALLPYVPQLDVETLEKQGVTLAQEAIQLAQFQQFQLALPRAELATQLAPKNPQVWLLLGRLYLQGEKFDQGIAALQQARSLDLENPGILFTLGSAYFQQGKYAAALEALQSGLRLKPDAPGALFDLGNTYYVLKQFPQAIAQYEKAVALEANFWPAVNNIGLIRYEQGEVETAIRSWRTAITIDNKATEPQLALAIALYSKGDREQGLKIGEAALKLDSRYGDLKFLKDNLWGERLLRDAKLFLAVPRIQASIVRGKAEAPLSPQ; this comes from the coding sequence TTGGCTAGTTTCGGTCTGTGGTTGGGGGGAATTGCGGCTCCCCAAACTGTCCAAGCTCAAGCATTGCTCCCCTACGTGCCGCAACTGGATGTGGAGACATTAGAGAAACAGGGGGTGACCCTAGCCCAAGAGGCGATTCAACTAGCCCAATTTCAGCAATTTCAATTAGCCTTGCCAAGGGCGGAACTGGCAACCCAACTGGCTCCCAAAAACCCACAGGTTTGGTTACTGCTAGGCCGCTTGTACCTGCAAGGGGAGAAATTTGATCAGGGAATTGCTGCGTTACAGCAGGCGAGATCCTTAGATCTCGAGAATCCTGGAATTCTATTTACCTTGGGATCTGCCTACTTTCAACAGGGGAAATACGCAGCAGCCCTGGAAGCCCTCCAGTCTGGTCTAAGGTTAAAGCCCGATGCTCCTGGAGCTTTATTTGATTTGGGCAATACGTACTACGTGCTCAAGCAGTTTCCCCAGGCGATCGCCCAGTATGAGAAAGCAGTGGCATTGGAGGCCAATTTCTGGCCCGCTGTTAACAATATTGGGTTAATTCGCTATGAACAGGGTGAAGTGGAAACAGCCATTCGTTCTTGGCGAACCGCGATTACCATTGACAACAAGGCCACAGAACCACAGCTCGCCCTAGCCATTGCGTTGTATTCTAAGGGCGACCGCGAACAGGGGTTGAAAATTGGGGAAGCAGCCTTGAAGCTCGACAGCCGTTATGGAGACTTAAAATTCCTCAAAGATAATCTCTGGGGAGAGCGTTTGCTTCGAGATGCCAAGCTATTTCTAGCTGTGCCCCGGATTCAGGCCAGCATTGTCCGGGGTAAAGCCGAGGCTCCTCTGTCCCCTCAATAG
- a CDS encoding HAMP domain-containing histidine kinase, translated as MSVAPSADADSLLLRLECNSLQRELETHAKILTALEQRVARSLHELETHLIHFQDAQGECGWHAPLDQLQAEVDGLCDLLSDAILLQKLEAGKVKVSLEVLDLQPLLVAASRHLLQPRPGGCQFICDLQAPLLPVLADQELTEAVIVDLLSRALRYSDAQATVRLEAAITDTHLNLHITSHRFAPCEGQDFAPEIALCRKRIQIQNVSIVCRPDVSGYYTVTLSFPLAAG; from the coding sequence TTGTCTGTCGCGCCATCAGCGGATGCAGATTCACTGTTGCTGCGCCTTGAGTGTAACAGTTTGCAACGAGAATTAGAGACCCATGCCAAGATTCTCACTGCTCTCGAGCAACGAGTGGCGCGATCGCTCCATGAACTGGAAACCCATCTTATTCATTTCCAAGATGCCCAGGGGGAGTGTGGTTGGCATGCACCGCTAGATCAGTTGCAGGCAGAAGTGGACGGACTGTGTGATCTGCTCTCTGATGCCATCCTGCTGCAAAAGTTAGAAGCGGGTAAAGTCAAGGTCAGCTTAGAGGTGCTAGATCTACAACCCCTCTTAGTTGCTGCCAGCCGTCACTTGCTCCAACCTCGTCCAGGTGGCTGCCAGTTCATCTGCGATCTTCAGGCACCCCTGCTACCCGTCTTGGCGGATCAGGAGTTAACAGAGGCTGTCATCGTAGATCTTCTCAGTCGTGCCCTCCGTTATTCTGATGCCCAGGCAACGGTGCGTCTAGAAGCCGCCATTACCGACACCCACCTGAATCTCCACATCACCTCCCATCGCTTTGCACCCTGCGAAGGTCAGGATTTTGCCCCTGAAATTGCCTTGTGTCGTAAACGGATTCAGATTCAGAATGTCAGCATTGTCTGCCGACCTGATGTTTCGGGATACTATACCGTCACTCTCTCCTTCCCCTTGGCCGCAGGCTGA
- the queG gene encoding tRNA epoxyqueuosine(34) reductase QueG, protein MGKVLAIALSLKICLPTPYLKIPLLLLPDSTDATEQIKAQALTLGFHKVGIAAVDSAAAPTTVSDPNRTGLQAWLTQGYQAQMQWMATPKRQDIQQVMPTVRSLICVALNYYTPLVRPEGRQYGKISRYGWGRDYHRVLQRKLKAFSTWLEGLDPGVQTRYYADTGPIQDKVWAQRAGLGWIAKNSNLITREYGSWVFLGEILTNLTLQPDPPHTAHCGTCRRCIDACPTAAIVQPFVVDANRCIAYHTIENRAATLPGAIAPHLQGWVAGCDICQDVCPWNQRFASETDIPDFQPYPQNVAPPLTELATLSDQEYQQRFPASALRRIKPEMMRRNARANLTPNSLADP, encoded by the coding sequence ATGGGTAAAGTCTTAGCGATCGCTTTATCTTTAAAGATATGCTTGCCAACACCATACCTGAAAATTCCACTTTTGTTGCTCCCTGACTCCACCGATGCGACGGAACAAATTAAAGCCCAGGCTTTAACTCTGGGATTCCACAAAGTTGGAATTGCAGCCGTCGATTCTGCGGCTGCCCCAACTACAGTTTCTGATCCGAATCGTACCGGGCTGCAAGCTTGGCTGACCCAGGGCTACCAGGCACAGATGCAGTGGATGGCAACCCCCAAGCGTCAAGATATCCAACAGGTCATGCCCACGGTGCGATCGCTGATCTGTGTGGCTCTTAACTACTACACTCCCCTGGTACGTCCTGAGGGCCGTCAGTATGGCAAAATTTCACGCTATGGCTGGGGTCGGGACTATCATCGGGTGCTACAGCGCAAGCTCAAGGCGTTTTCCACCTGGCTAGAGGGTCTCGATCCGGGTGTTCAGACCCGCTACTACGCGGATACGGGGCCAATTCAGGATAAGGTTTGGGCGCAGCGAGCGGGACTGGGTTGGATTGCCAAAAATAGCAACTTGATTACGCGGGAATATGGCTCCTGGGTCTTCTTGGGTGAAATTCTCACCAATCTGACTCTGCAGCCTGACCCACCTCATACCGCCCACTGTGGCACCTGCCGTCGGTGTATCGATGCCTGCCCGACAGCGGCCATAGTCCAACCCTTTGTGGTGGATGCCAATCGTTGCATTGCCTACCACACCATCGAGAATCGCGCCGCTACCCTACCAGGGGCGATCGCCCCCCATCTCCAGGGCTGGGTTGCGGGTTGTGATATTTGCCAGGATGTCTGTCCCTGGAATCAGCGGTTTGCCAGCGAAACCGACATTCCTGACTTCCAGCCCTATCCCCAGAATGTTGCACCCCCCCTGACTGAATTGGCCACCCTCTCTGATCAGGAATACCAGCAACGCTTTCCAGCCTCAGCATTGCGGCGCATCAAGCCCGAGATGATGCGCCGCAATGCCCGTGCCAACCTAACACCCAACTCCTTGGCAGATCCTTAA
- a CDS encoding GTPase produces MMQETTEPAIAPVPPEPVRLSKARKLLMELTQKLQQSKDKKFVLMLVGRTGVGKSSTINSLLGQEVATVGDFEPSTMRVSYYECELHGIKFDLVDTPGLCDDLEEVGNDQEYLAMIKNRVSHIDSMLFVSRLDETRVTGDEKRGIQLISLAFTPKVWEHAVIVFTHSNAIPADRFLEVVEKRTDLVEREIAHYAGMSIAGTIPSVAIDNLSKTTPNGEEWLGELYTKVFVRISQGGTLPFLLATAQDLVPPQAYPPGIEHTQAGQPIPMGSPLSPPFILGQTGGTLPTPIDSSAPQEPRIKLNQEQKQEIKKKIDSYIISGLSTVGVGIGASFYGPLGASIGGAIGAVIGLILWLWS; encoded by the coding sequence ATGATGCAAGAAACCACTGAACCAGCGATCGCCCCTGTTCCTCCAGAACCCGTTCGGCTTAGCAAAGCCAGAAAGCTGCTGATGGAGCTAACCCAAAAGCTACAGCAGTCCAAGGACAAAAAGTTTGTGCTGATGCTGGTGGGTAGGACAGGGGTTGGTAAATCCAGCACCATTAACTCATTGTTGGGACAGGAGGTTGCTACCGTTGGTGATTTTGAGCCCTCCACCATGCGTGTTTCCTATTATGAATGTGAACTCCACGGCATTAAGTTTGACCTGGTAGACACCCCCGGACTCTGTGATGATTTGGAGGAAGTGGGTAACGATCAGGAATACCTGGCGATGATCAAGAATCGCGTTTCCCATATTGATTCCATGCTGTTTGTCAGCCGCCTGGATGAAACCAGAGTCACAGGGGATGAAAAGCGGGGTATTCAACTGATTTCTTTGGCATTTACCCCCAAAGTTTGGGAACATGCCGTGATTGTATTCACCCATTCCAATGCCATCCCCGCCGATCGCTTTTTAGAGGTTGTGGAAAAACGAACTGACCTTGTGGAACGGGAAATCGCTCACTACGCAGGGATGAGTATTGCTGGAACCATTCCTTCAGTTGCGATTGACAATCTCAGCAAAACCACTCCCAACGGAGAAGAGTGGCTAGGGGAACTCTATACCAAGGTGTTTGTCAGGATTTCCCAAGGTGGTACCCTTCCCTTCCTCCTAGCCACCGCTCAGGATTTAGTTCCCCCCCAAGCTTACCCCCCCGGTATAGAACACACCCAGGCTGGACAGCCCATCCCCATGGGTTCTCCCCTATCTCCTCCATTTATTCTGGGTCAAACAGGAGGAACCCTCCCAACGCCCATCGACAGTTCGGCTCCCCAAGAACCCCGGATTAAGCTCAATCAAGAACAAAAACAGGAAATCAAGAAAAAAATTGACTCCTATATCATCTCCGGATTGTCTACGGTCGGTGTTGGCATCGGAGCCTCCTTTTATGGGCCATTGGGAGCATCGATTGGTGGTGCGATCGGGGCTGTGATCGGTCTGATTCTCTGGCTTTGGAGTTGA
- a CDS encoding chlorite dismutase family protein has translation MFSNNMNSRYSFIGGKKGPWQVIEVRGIVGHSLEPVERVNVVNDVIKELPLNSSWVLQSFTSNIRYSMRDEVNILRAVQPLLNRSEAVSAVLIPIKKTLQWWEMAQDERRAIFEEESHHTTVGLEYLPGVARRLLHCRDLGEPFDFLTWFEFAPEYTRAFDELLLRMRASKEWEYVEREVEVRLERDDGF, from the coding sequence ATGTTTTCAAACAATATGAACAGCAGATATTCGTTTATTGGTGGCAAAAAAGGCCCATGGCAAGTGATAGAGGTGCGGGGTATTGTTGGGCATAGCTTAGAGCCTGTTGAAAGAGTCAATGTGGTAAATGATGTTATCAAGGAGCTGCCCTTGAATAGCTCGTGGGTTCTACAAAGTTTTACCAGTAATATTCGCTATTCTATGCGGGATGAAGTCAATATTCTTCGGGCAGTGCAGCCTTTGTTAAATCGTTCGGAAGCCGTTTCGGCGGTGCTAATTCCAATTAAAAAAACTCTCCAGTGGTGGGAAATGGCACAGGATGAGAGGCGAGCAATTTTTGAGGAAGAGTCGCATCATACAACGGTTGGCTTGGAGTATCTTCCAGGGGTTGCGCGGCGGCTGCTGCACTGTCGTGATCTTGGAGAACCATTTGATTTCCTTACATGGTTTGAATTCGCGCCGGAGTACACCAGGGCTTTTGATGAATTACTGTTGCGGATGCGTGCAAGCAAAGAATGGGAGTATGTGGAGCGTGAGGTTGAAGTTCGCCTAGAGCGAGATGATGGATTCTAG
- a CDS encoding DUF6159 family protein codes for MAFFIAPLLGTRLLGRPYQQSLNVILIMLLPTITLEEGGFRKALQHSSQRVAQTWGKQATPSRWHGLAFMLVVLPLLFLVIFPAFAKGVAENDMDATIWGGRVLLLMIVTATQLGATLDAIYGLAAYRYAVGGNTDVYPDPAIAQKAFFCKQSPSFEH; via the coding sequence TTGGCGTTTTTTATTGCCCCCTTACTGGGTACTCGGCTGCTAGGCCGTCCCTATCAACAGTCCTTGAATGTGATCCTGATCATGCTATTACCGACGATCACCCTGGAGGAAGGAGGTTTCCGGAAGGCATTGCAACATAGCAGTCAAAGGGTGGCTCAGACTTGGGGCAAGCAAGCAACCCCCAGTCGCTGGCACGGGTTGGCATTTATGCTAGTGGTTTTGCCGTTATTGTTTTTGGTGATCTTTCCGGCCTTTGCCAAGGGAGTGGCAGAGAACGACATGGATGCGACAATCTGGGGAGGGCGGGTGTTACTGCTGATGATTGTGACAGCGACCCAGTTAGGAGCCACTCTGGACGCAATTTATGGGCTGGCAGCTTATCGCTATGCGGTTGGAGGAAATACCGATGTTTACCCTGATCCCGCGATCGCCCAGAAAGCATTTTTCTGTAAGCAATCACCCTCTTTTGAGCATTGA
- a CDS encoding Coq4 family protein — translation MELNSQMHMDMMKAATGVFNLVQDATSLKSVFDINDGLRNSEAMQSATTYLKSIPEMAALISERYVTPIPDLKALLALPKDTLGYVYAAKMTAENFDPNFYRPVPIAEDLDYIRLRTRHTHDIWHAVTGFDTDSLGEVGLQAFGFSQMHYPSAVLIMTAGLISSVIRSTQDSHEIDAYFETIYQGYQMGRQAKLFLAQKWEEGWDKPLAQWREELNVKPAS, via the coding sequence ATGGAACTCAACTCCCAGATGCACATGGATATGATGAAGGCTGCCACTGGGGTCTTCAATTTGGTACAGGATGCAACGAGCTTAAAGTCAGTCTTTGATATCAACGATGGGCTTCGTAACTCAGAAGCTATGCAATCTGCCACAACCTATCTCAAATCTATACCAGAGATGGCGGCACTGATCTCAGAGCGTTATGTGACACCCATTCCTGACCTCAAGGCTCTACTGGCGCTACCGAAGGATACCCTGGGCTATGTCTACGCTGCCAAAATGACAGCAGAGAACTTTGACCCTAATTTTTACCGCCCAGTGCCCATTGCGGAAGATCTTGACTATATTCGCCTGCGCACCCGCCATACCCACGATATTTGGCATGCCGTTACCGGGTTTGATACGGATTCCCTGGGAGAGGTGGGTCTGCAAGCCTTTGGTTTTTCCCAGATGCACTATCCCAGCGCTGTGCTGATTATGACCGCTGGATTAATCAGCAGCGTTATTCGTTCGACTCAGGACTCTCACGAGATAGATGCATACTTTGAGACCATTTATCAAGGCTATCAGATGGGTCGCCAAGCCAAGCTGTTTTTAGCTCAAAAATGGGAGGAAGGTTGGGATAAACCCTTGGCTCAATGGCGGGAAGAGCTAAATGTCAAACCAGCTTCATAG
- a CDS encoding GlsB/YeaQ/YmgE family stress response membrane protein, translated as MNIIAWIVLGLLAGAIAKAIVPGNQGGGWLSTMFLGVVGAFIGGTLHTFIQTGTLQLSAPDLNIPGVFIAVLGAIIAIFIYGFLSRRNA; from the coding sequence ATGAACATTATTGCTTGGATCGTTTTAGGTTTACTAGCAGGTGCGATCGCAAAAGCCATCGTCCCAGGTAATCAAGGGGGTGGCTGGCTTTCAACGATGTTCTTAGGTGTCGTAGGTGCCTTCATTGGCGGTACTTTGCACACTTTTATCCAAACTGGAACCCTGCAATTATCAGCACCTGATTTGAACATTCCTGGAGTGTTTATTGCGGTTCTGGGTGCAATCATTGCGATATTTATCTATGGCTTTCTGTCTCGTAGAAATGCGTAA